One Succinispira mobilis DSM 6222 genomic window carries:
- the flgK gene encoding flagellar hook-associated protein FlgK gives MRPTFSGFNTVVRGVYASQVSLDTVGHNIVNQTTTGYSRQRVSLSTTRSLDINTFSGPAKLGTGVQVTNIERVRNPFVDQQIWRENASLGMSTTLVEMLSRIETMFPEPSETGLKSSIDAFWTAAQTLGANAADPAARSTFRQTGVKLVESMQEAGRQLNSMASDINEVLTTKVTKVNEISKKIVALNKQISNFESVQSMPANDLRDQRDALVDELSSLARVTVQEDLEHNYVVQLNGVVLANGSSYTELKTVVDYDTDIYKKYNMRTLGIETNDKPPIKLNITTGEIGGLLESRDSDTNGVKGYRDMLDTIAQSFLCDFNQVHREGYGLDNSTGTNFFGRDGIQYADITSIGQDPSVVATANVDAPTFTFKSYNSLNASTISLDVAAINTATPPRATSFAFTMNGGASVTVDANNKDLTLSYDELNGSYRIKGKYGTNNEEVDLSFKLDTNNTKTSVVGDNYALTFPDKIITGNSGVTTNWLDELKVNDALFDAKTGLDKIAAKTLAANIEMVYASANRKNVQLNTATKPVKTQTVNVAEGQSRVLSQIPQATITEGSYYNGAGDGEFSLEATEIKDGKISKFKLTLDGVSKDIPSDEIAVSMDSSGNIRVQDKTVSPAIFDLTLKMNYGTDGKLTNKIGDKYNFVLPKAGTVTATNVANANIPAATLVPIANYQGPLAGDVTIKVLEVDSTSQRPTKLSVQMGTGEIQTVPGGNLALTKDSQGNYTIAGRLTSGQDINFAVNLETTAGKVSMVGDEYVFTLPGVTKLAIGNANNVNADIPSATYSPTSEYAGPISGDIILQVAEVDATSKRASKFKVMVGSSELTVPSEKLTLTKDSSGNMTIKGTYTENGVEKNLNLTVQLETTAGKTNKIGDKYTVSTAALGNMAVTDTVSGTSPTMSIVAGSNYAGVGSGAIKLEVTETAGIPLRPSKYKLTLPGQAGIEIPSANINVDMDVFGNLNIKGVDSAGNKLDLNLKLDADFNKQSVVGDSYTVTIDQTATTVASTSGNVDKPALSMETSTYLKFPNGQSQLTVLEVDPATQRPTKFRLQLPDQEAVDIPNASINVLLDPLNTLRILGRDAKNNELDLKLSIDSDPSKKSSLGDVYTLDLPIATVATAAAVGMDVVTVDKYSGVLDAINLEVTQVSPTTGRPAQFKMTIAGQDQLVPNANIQFTVAADGKINIKGRYATGKDLDITLQMGAGTSALADTYTINFDNLDTEVGVNPTTTPPAAVLQTGSYYNGTGEGEIKLQVTAINPLTGRPSAYTVFQDGKKLDADNYTIALDSNGNVKVASTSKNTQAFSFTMNVAAGASTVGDEYDFKLNKVTVEVENSRKQPEIPKGSLLAGSYYNGAGTGAFSLEVSDLSATTPQIPTEFNFKLDNGATVTIPDANISVTDNGDGTFTITDTATSTFSLILKMDRGVLGNLNSTIGDKYTFTLPKTSNVGAANAANPDIPSATLDDGAYYAGATGGDIILNVLAVDTATPPRPTKFDLSIDGKVQTIPNDDITVTINAVTGKYEVKSKDGKLDFAINLDLNAAKISAQLDTYRFQIPTVTVTQVNTNTNATYNNLQIPNASVSNAHYQGNKTGEFKLEVSKVDTNGKPTAFELTVNGTKVASTDVTITIDQQSGKVKVTGSTYSFDVDLDYTGGVKSDVGDNYNFKIMPSAKIDSMNYNSTTSRDFEVALTNKITVTDYNLANATDFQLSISNLTPEIVGPPQTPGSFDITYSTDGGATTTTIPGTINNGVATAQINTPPSYTIDLNFDASSLSDGKEIKFSVENTLEGKTLNQYEAKYTTDAGVTYTEAAVSTVAGGTAAEDKIRLLGDNFDIVLDIPTDEQKLGDKYSFNVGAKTDIISLVDPLGYKYAGKVNTTYEITVLAVDTNGKPTKVQYSMDGGVTQKTATLDSKGNINMKGDLPFAYDISVAVNKSVKAGDNFVFEARPDSGGAAQLVNKTTIQYDSTASTNFQLKVSKLADEKGGISEIEYTLDGTIWRRGTVQYNAETGKSSVMLDSSDNLVDGSTAPSTFNYKIELEINADTANNKGDTYTFTMPQGNGSGDNAVRLAQFIKVGPKDASVTKDSPNLGLTQYKAVMDKSISNFYEGQIGVLGIQSENAADTTENTKILVDQMLGWRSEVSGVNLDEELALMIQFQKAYNASARMMTTMDEMLEKLINGTGTVGR, from the coding sequence ATGCGACCAACATTTAGTGGCTTTAACACGGTGGTAAGAGGGGTATATGCAAGTCAAGTTTCCCTAGATACAGTAGGACATAATATTGTTAATCAAACAACAACGGGCTATTCGCGACAAAGGGTATCGCTTTCAACTACACGCTCACTAGATATAAATACCTTTAGTGGACCAGCTAAACTAGGTACGGGTGTACAAGTAACCAATATTGAACGGGTTCGTAATCCTTTTGTTGACCAGCAAATTTGGCGAGAAAATGCAAGTTTAGGGATGAGTACAACTTTGGTGGAAATGTTAAGTAGAATAGAAACGATGTTCCCTGAACCATCGGAAACTGGTTTAAAAAGTTCGATAGATGCATTTTGGACGGCTGCGCAAACATTAGGAGCTAATGCAGCTGATCCTGCGGCGCGCAGTACTTTTAGACAAACAGGGGTTAAGTTAGTAGAATCTATGCAAGAAGCGGGCCGACAATTAAATTCAATGGCTAGTGACATCAATGAGGTTTTGACAACTAAAGTAACTAAGGTTAATGAAATCAGCAAAAAAATAGTGGCTTTAAATAAACAAATTTCTAATTTTGAATCGGTGCAGAGCATGCCCGCTAATGATTTGCGCGATCAGCGCGATGCTTTAGTAGATGAGCTGTCAAGTTTAGCAAGAGTTACAGTCCAAGAAGACTTAGAACATAACTATGTTGTTCAACTTAATGGAGTAGTTTTAGCCAATGGTTCTAGCTATACGGAATTGAAGACGGTTGTTGACTATGATACAGATATTTATAAAAAGTATAATATGCGTACTTTGGGAATAGAAACCAATGATAAGCCCCCAATTAAGTTAAATATTACTACCGGGGAAATTGGAGGTTTATTGGAGTCGCGCGATTCCGACACTAATGGTGTAAAAGGATACCGTGATATGTTAGATACGATTGCGCAGTCTTTTTTATGTGATTTCAACCAAGTACATCGCGAAGGCTATGGCTTAGATAATTCTACCGGCACCAACTTTTTTGGTCGCGATGGAATTCAGTATGCTGATATAACTAGTATTGGACAAGATCCAAGTGTGGTAGCTACTGCGAATGTCGATGCGCCAACTTTTACCTTTAAATCTTATAATAGCCTTAACGCTAGTACAATTAGCTTAGACGTAGCTGCCATAAATACGGCAACTCCACCTAGAGCTACATCTTTTGCTTTTACGATGAATGGTGGCGCGTCAGTTACTGTAGATGCGAACAACAAAGATTTAACTTTATCTTATGATGAGCTAAATGGCAGTTATCGTATTAAAGGTAAATATGGTACTAACAATGAAGAAGTAGATTTATCCTTTAAATTAGATACAAATAACACTAAAACTAGCGTAGTAGGGGATAATTATGCTTTAACATTCCCAGATAAAATAATTACTGGTAATAGTGGTGTTACAACAAACTGGTTAGATGAATTGAAGGTGAATGATGCACTTTTTGACGCTAAAACTGGTTTAGATAAAATTGCGGCAAAAACTTTAGCAGCTAATATTGAAATGGTTTACGCTTCGGCCAATAGAAAAAATGTACAACTCAATACGGCAACAAAACCAGTGAAAACGCAAACCGTAAATGTGGCTGAAGGTCAAAGTAGAGTTTTAAGTCAAATACCACAGGCTACCATCACTGAAGGGTCTTACTATAATGGCGCGGGTGATGGCGAGTTTTCGCTAGAGGCGACAGAAATAAAAGATGGGAAAATCAGTAAATTCAAATTAACTCTAGATGGTGTGAGCAAGGATATTCCTAGTGATGAAATTGCAGTAAGCATGGATAGTAGTGGAAATATTCGCGTGCAAGATAAAACTGTAAGCCCAGCTATTTTTGATTTAACTTTAAAGATGAATTATGGTACTGATGGTAAATTAACTAATAAAATAGGCGATAAATATAATTTTGTTTTACCAAAAGCGGGAACAGTAACAGCGACTAATGTAGCTAATGCTAATATTCCAGCCGCAACTTTAGTACCAATTGCTAATTACCAAGGACCGTTAGCGGGGGATGTGACTATTAAAGTTTTAGAGGTGGATTCTACCAGTCAACGTCCGACTAAACTATCGGTGCAGATGGGCACAGGAGAAATACAGACTGTTCCAGGTGGTAATTTAGCGCTGACTAAAGATTCCCAAGGAAATTACACGATAGCGGGTAGATTAACTAGTGGACAAGATATAAATTTTGCAGTTAACTTGGAAACTACTGCAGGTAAAGTTAGTATGGTTGGCGATGAGTATGTTTTTACTTTGCCTGGAGTTACAAAGTTAGCAATCGGTAATGCTAACAATGTTAATGCCGATATTCCATCGGCCACATATAGTCCTACTTCGGAATATGCTGGACCGATAAGTGGCGATATAATTCTACAAGTTGCCGAAGTTGATGCAACTAGCAAACGGGCTAGTAAATTTAAGGTGATGGTAGGTAGTAGTGAATTAACAGTTCCTAGTGAAAAGTTAACTTTAACGAAAGATAGCTCTGGCAATATGACGATTAAAGGAACTTACACGGAAAACGGTGTGGAAAAGAATTTGAATTTAACCGTGCAGTTAGAAACTACAGCTGGAAAGACTAATAAAATAGGCGATAAATATACTGTGTCAACCGCAGCACTTGGCAATATGGCGGTTACTGATACAGTTTCAGGAACTAGTCCAACAATGAGTATCGTTGCTGGTTCAAATTATGCAGGGGTAGGATCTGGAGCTATAAAACTAGAAGTTACAGAAACAGCTGGTATTCCGTTACGACCTAGTAAGTATAAATTAACTTTGCCAGGACAAGCAGGGATAGAAATTCCTAGTGCGAATATAAACGTTGACATGGATGTTTTCGGAAATTTAAATATCAAAGGTGTAGATTCAGCTGGTAACAAGCTAGATTTAAACTTGAAATTAGATGCTGATTTTAATAAGCAAAGCGTAGTAGGAGATAGTTATACAGTTACAATTGATCAAACGGCAACAACTGTAGCTTCAACTAGTGGGAACGTCGATAAACCAGCTTTGAGTATGGAAACATCGACCTATTTGAAATTTCCTAACGGACAAAGTCAGTTAACTGTGTTGGAAGTAGATCCTGCAACTCAAAGACCGACTAAATTTAGATTGCAATTACCTGATCAGGAAGCAGTGGATATTCCTAATGCTTCTATAAATGTATTATTAGATCCATTGAATACGCTTCGTATTTTGGGGCGAGATGCTAAAAACAACGAACTAGATTTAAAATTAAGCATAGATTCTGACCCTAGTAAAAAAAGTTCCTTGGGCGATGTGTATACTTTGGACTTGCCTATTGCCACAGTAGCAACGGCAGCTGCCGTAGGCATGGATGTTGTAACAGTAGATAAGTATAGTGGAGTTTTAGATGCCATCAATTTGGAGGTAACGCAAGTATCACCCACTACTGGGCGTCCAGCTCAATTTAAAATGACTATTGCGGGACAGGATCAATTAGTTCCCAATGCCAATATACAATTTACAGTAGCAGCAGATGGGAAGATAAACATTAAAGGTCGGTATGCCACTGGCAAAGATCTAGATATAACTTTGCAGATGGGTGCAGGAACTAGTGCTTTGGCGGATACATATACTATTAATTTTGATAATCTTGATACAGAGGTTGGGGTTAATCCGACAACTACCCCACCAGCAGCAGTATTGCAAACTGGGAGTTATTATAATGGTACGGGTGAAGGTGAGATAAAATTGCAGGTAACTGCAATTAATCCGCTTACTGGTCGTCCCAGTGCTTATACAGTTTTTCAAGATGGGAAAAAATTAGATGCAGATAATTATACGATTGCGTTAGACAGTAATGGTAATGTGAAAGTTGCTAGTACTAGCAAAAATACCCAAGCATTTAGCTTTACCATGAATGTGGCTGCAGGAGCTAGTACTGTTGGTGATGAATACGATTTTAAACTTAACAAAGTAACGGTTGAGGTCGAAAATAGTCGTAAACAACCAGAAATTCCTAAAGGTAGTTTGCTGGCTGGTTCATACTATAATGGTGCTGGAACCGGAGCATTTTCTTTAGAAGTTAGTGATCTTAGTGCAACGACGCCGCAAATCCCAACTGAGTTTAATTTTAAGCTAGATAATGGGGCTACAGTAACAATTCCTGATGCTAATATTAGTGTAACGGATAATGGTGATGGGACTTTCACAATCACAGATACAGCAACTTCAACGTTTAGTTTGATTTTAAAAATGGATCGGGGTGTATTGGGGAACTTAAATTCTACTATAGGCGATAAGTATACTTTTACTTTACCTAAAACTAGTAATGTAGGGGCGGCTAATGCTGCTAATCCTGATATTCCGAGTGCAACCCTAGATGATGGGGCTTATTACGCTGGAGCAACGGGTGGCGATATAATCTTGAATGTCTTAGCCGTAGATACAGCTACTCCACCTCGTCCAACTAAATTTGATTTGTCGATTGATGGTAAGGTGCAAACTATTCCTAACGATGATATTACAGTGACTATAAATGCTGTGACGGGTAAGTATGAAGTAAAAAGCAAAGATGGCAAATTAGATTTTGCCATAAATTTAGATCTTAATGCCGCTAAAATTAGTGCGCAATTAGATACTTATCGTTTTCAAATTCCAACTGTGACTGTAACTCAAGTTAATACTAACACTAATGCCACATATAACAATCTACAAATTCCTAATGCTAGTGTGAGTAATGCCCACTATCAAGGTAATAAGACTGGTGAATTTAAACTAGAAGTAAGTAAGGTAGATACTAATGGTAAACCAACTGCGTTTGAGCTTACAGTTAATGGCACAAAAGTAGCTAGTACTGATGTAACAATTACTATTGATCAGCAATCTGGAAAGGTTAAGGTAACTGGCTCTACATATTCATTTGATGTGGACTTAGATTATACTGGCGGAGTTAAGTCAGATGTAGGCGACAATTATAATTTTAAAATTATGCCTTCAGCCAAAATCGATTCTATGAACTATAACTCAACAACGAGCCGAGACTTTGAAGTTGCTTTGACGAACAAAATCACTGTTACGGACTATAATTTAGCTAATGCAACGGATTTTCAATTATCGATTAGTAATTTGACTCCTGAGATTGTGGGACCGCCTCAAACACCAGGTTCTTTTGATATTACATATTCTACCGATGGTGGTGCAACGACAACAACGATACCAGGAACGATTAATAATGGAGTAGCTACAGCGCAAATCAATACACCCCCGTCTTATACTATAGATTTGAATTTTGATGCGAGTAGCTTAAGTGATGGCAAGGAAATTAAATTTAGTGTGGAAAACACCTTAGAAGGCAAAACGCTAAATCAATATGAGGCTAAATATACAACAGATGCAGGGGTTACTTATACGGAGGCAGCTGTTTCCACAGTTGCTGGCGGCACGGCAGCTGAAGATAAAATTAGGTTGCTAGGAGATAATTTTGATATTGTTCTAGATATTCCTACTGATGAACAAAAATTAGGTGATAAGTACAGCTTTAATGTTGGCGCCAAAACAGATATAATAAGCTTAGTAGATCCTTTAGGTTATAAATATGCTGGTAAAGTAAATACGACCTATGAAATTACAGTGCTTGCGGTAGATACGAATGGCAAACCTACGAAAGTACAATATTCTATGGACGGCGGGGTAACTCAAAAGACAGCAACACTTGACTCTAAAGGAAACATCAATATGAAAGGCGATCTGCCTTTTGCCTATGACATCAGTGTAGCGGTTAATAAGAGTGTCAAGGCTGGTGATAATTTCGTTTTTGAAGCTCGGCCAGATTCGGGTGGAGCGGCACAGTTAGTGAATAAAACTACTATTCAGTACGATAGTACAGCTTCGACTAATTTCCAGTTAAAAGTGAGTAAATTAGCCGATGAAAAAGGCGGTATTAGCGAAATTGAGTATACATTAGATGGTACGATTTGGCGACGGGGCACAGTGCAATACAATGCCGAAACTGGCAAATCTTCTGTAATGTTAGATAGTAGTGACAACTTAGTTGATGGTAGTACAGCACCTTCAACCTTCAATTATAAAATTGAGCTAGAGATTAATGCTGATACAGCTAATAACAAGGGCGATACCTATACCTTTACCATGCCTCAAGGCAATGGTTCAGGGGATAATGCAGTAAGATTGGCGCAATTTATTAAGGTAGGACCGAAGGATGCTAGTGTTACTAAGGATTCACCGAATTTAGGCTTAACTCAATATAAGGCAGTTATGGATAAGTCGATTTCCAATTTCTACGAAGGGCAAATTGGCGTACTGGGAATACAAAGTGAAAATGCTGCAGATACCACGGAAAACACTAAAATATTAGTTGATCAAATGCTTGGCTGGCGTTCGGAAGTGTCAGGTGTGAATTTAGATGAAGAGCTGGCTTTAATGATTCAATTTCAAAAAGCCTATAATGCTTCGGCCCGAATGATGACGACGATGGATGAGATGTTAGAAAAACTTATCAATGGTACGGGTACTGTAGGTAGATAA
- a CDS encoding flagellar protein FlgN, with amino-acid sequence MYEKLLGVLEELYILLRHIYDLAVEKKQVLINADNEQLTKIMRLEEEHMLKINRLEQERNRIIQEMVRDKVVSSPLKNLSEIRVWAEANSLVRLQNLTERLLELSKQLKDANETNGYLLKQAINVVTYSVNRMTQAQAAPVYGQHTGKGKIEQQTTNTKKVFDYKA; translated from the coding sequence ATGTATGAAAAACTTTTGGGTGTTTTAGAAGAACTATACATATTATTACGACATATATATGACCTAGCCGTGGAAAAGAAACAGGTTTTAATAAATGCGGATAACGAGCAGCTGACAAAGATTATGCGCTTAGAAGAAGAGCATATGCTGAAAATTAATCGCTTAGAACAAGAACGTAATCGGATAATTCAAGAAATGGTGCGTGATAAGGTAGTAAGCAGTCCGCTGAAAAATTTAAGTGAGATAAGAGTTTGGGCAGAAGCGAATAGCTTAGTGCGCTTACAAAACTTGACAGAACGGTTATTGGAATTATCAAAACAATTAAAAGATGCCAATGAAACTAATGGTTATTTGCTGAAACAAGCAATTAATGTTGTAACCTATAGTGTGAACCGCATGACTCAGGCACAAGCCGCCCCTGTATACGGTCAACATACTGGCAAAGGAAAAATTGAACAACAAACAACTAATACGAAGAAAGTATTTGATTATAAAGCTTAA
- a CDS encoding flagellar biosynthesis anti-sigma factor FlgM, with product MINFNNINSVSRVQKVSAVYQSYDKVKNVVASGKTVKDSKDQVILSAESLEKQAQMQQISGTSFGAAREERVESIARKVQNNNYQVNAYDVASKFIETQKGE from the coding sequence ATGATTAATTTTAACAACATAAATAGCGTAAGTCGGGTGCAAAAAGTTAGTGCCGTTTATCAAAGTTATGATAAAGTAAAAAATGTAGTAGCGAGTGGTAAGACTGTCAAAGATAGCAAAGATCAAGTTATTTTGTCGGCGGAAAGCTTAGAAAAACAAGCGCAAATGCAACAAATTAGCGGTACTAGTTTCGGGGCGGCTCGCGAAGAACGGGTGGAGAGTATTGCCCGTAAGGTGCAAAACAACAATTACCAAGTTAATGCTTACGATGTGGCCAGTAAATTTATTGAAACTCAAAAGGGGGAATAG
- a CDS encoding cytidylyltransferase domain-containing protein, with protein sequence MSQPDIIAIIPARSGSKGLPDKNIKNFAGKPLLAHTIIAAQQSGIFSEIFVSTDSEKYATIARQYGASVPFLRAGNLATDNAKIADVIVDLIWQLRKNGKKYSTFMLLQPTSPLRTAIDIRDSYNYFLTIGAKNVVGVCEAEHSPLWMNTLPENGSMENFLQNINRNRQELPQYYRINGAIYIAEIENYLVKKSFYERDSYAFKMPKERSVDIDSELDFLWAETILNYYK encoded by the coding sequence GTGAGCCAACCTGATATAATAGCTATTATTCCTGCGCGTAGTGGCTCGAAAGGCTTGCCAGATAAGAATATTAAAAATTTCGCGGGAAAGCCACTATTAGCGCATACAATTATAGCTGCACAGCAAAGCGGAATATTTTCTGAAATATTTGTCTCGACGGATTCGGAAAAATATGCAACAATTGCTCGTCAATATGGGGCTAGCGTACCTTTTCTTAGAGCGGGTAATTTAGCAACTGACAATGCGAAAATTGCAGATGTGATAGTCGATTTAATTTGGCAATTGAGGAAAAACGGAAAAAAATACTCAACATTTATGCTATTGCAACCTACCTCTCCCTTGAGAACTGCGATAGATATTAGAGATTCTTACAACTATTTTTTGACTATCGGGGCGAAAAATGTAGTTGGAGTATGTGAAGCAGAGCACTCGCCATTATGGATGAATACCCTTCCGGAAAATGGGAGCATGGAAAATTTTTTACAAAATATCAATAGAAACAGGCAAGAATTGCCGCAATACTATAGGATTAACGGAGCGATATATATAGCAGAAATAGAAAATTATTTAGTGAAAAAAAGTTTCTATGAACGAGACAGTTATGCTTTTAAAATGCCTAAAGAAAGATCGGTAGATATAGATTCGGAACTGGATTTTTTATGGGCTGAGACAATTTTAAATTATTACAAATAA
- a CDS encoding sugar phosphate nucleotidyltransferase has protein sequence MKKTLSKYIVEPQTTIIETMGIIDAGAKGIAYVCENNILKAVVTDGDIRRFILKNGDLKTKIVEIANPNVKCIDIAAGIDSKEYMLDKKITSVPIVSSSGQIIAIDFLHGEKIYKNTNLKTPVVIMAGGKGTRLLPYTNVLPKPLIPIGDKTITEHILDQFRKFGCEQFSIILNYKKNLIQAYFQELEMSDKVEFVEEQEFLGTGGGLKLLDGKIKETFFMTNCDVLIEEDYSAMLDYHKQQGNIITLVCAVKKITIPYGTVILNSDGQIDNFQEKPSFSFITNTGFYIIEPEFLKYIPENEFIHITDVIQNCLAATEKVGIYPVSEAAWMDMGEFSELDKMKQRIEDMKM, from the coding sequence ATGAAAAAAACTTTAAGTAAATATATTGTGGAACCGCAAACTACTATAATTGAAACGATGGGGATAATTGATGCTGGGGCTAAAGGAATTGCTTATGTCTGTGAAAATAATATTTTAAAGGCAGTAGTTACAGATGGGGATATTCGTAGATTTATCTTGAAAAATGGCGATTTAAAGACGAAAATTGTTGAAATTGCCAATCCTAATGTAAAATGTATAGATATAGCAGCAGGCATAGACTCTAAAGAGTATATGTTGGATAAGAAAATAACTTCTGTGCCTATAGTTAGCAGTAGTGGACAGATTATTGCGATAGACTTTTTGCATGGTGAAAAAATTTATAAAAATACTAACTTAAAAACTCCAGTGGTCATTATGGCTGGGGGTAAAGGTACAAGATTATTGCCCTATACGAATGTTTTACCTAAACCTTTAATTCCGATAGGAGATAAAACAATTACTGAACATATCCTAGATCAATTTCGCAAGTTTGGCTGTGAACAATTTTCAATTATCTTAAATTATAAAAAAAATCTTATTCAAGCCTATTTTCAAGAGTTAGAAATGAGCGATAAAGTAGAATTTGTAGAGGAACAAGAATTTTTAGGAACGGGTGGCGGGCTGAAGCTGTTAGATGGGAAAATAAAAGAAACATTTTTTATGACTAATTGTGATGTCTTAATTGAAGAAGATTATTCGGCGATGCTAGATTACCATAAACAACAAGGCAATATAATTACTTTAGTCTGTGCAGTGAAAAAAATAACAATTCCTTATGGTACAGTGATTTTAAATAGTGATGGGCAAATTGATAATTTTCAGGAAAAACCAAGTTTTTCCTTTATTACCAATACTGGTTTTTATATTATAGAACCCGAGTTTTTAAAATATATTCCAGAAAATGAATTTATTCATATTACGGATGTTATTCAAAATTGTTTGGCTGCTACAGAAAAAGTTGGGATATATCCAGTAAGCGAAGCAGCGTGGATGGATATGGGTGAATTTTCGGAGTTGGATAAAATGAAACAACGTATAGAAGATATGAAAATGTAG
- a CDS encoding acetyltransferase, whose translation MNRRSAIILGTGGHARVVLATAQAQGYQVLGLVDIKEHPQESKIDNVNILGLEAEIFKYKPQEVVLLNGIGSVGDNRARKQAYLKFKNLGYEFPALIHPNSIIEKHVQLVAGVQVMAGSIIQVGSLIGENSIINTGAIVEHDCELHGHNHISPGAVVCGGCVLGQDVHIGARATVIQGLKIAPGAIVGAGAVVINDISNVGVFVGVPAKEKI comes from the coding sequence ATGAACAGACGCTCAGCAATAATTTTAGGGACGGGTGGGCATGCACGGGTGGTTTTAGCTACCGCTCAAGCACAAGGTTATCAAGTATTGGGTTTGGTGGATATAAAAGAACATCCGCAGGAAAGTAAAATTGATAATGTTAATATTTTGGGCTTGGAAGCGGAAATTTTTAAATATAAGCCCCAGGAAGTAGTTTTATTAAATGGCATTGGTTCAGTGGGGGATAATCGAGCTCGCAAACAAGCATATCTTAAATTTAAAAATTTAGGCTATGAGTTTCCCGCATTAATACATCCTAACAGTATTATAGAAAAACATGTTCAACTAGTAGCAGGGGTGCAGGTTATGGCAGGGTCAATAATACAAGTTGGAAGTTTGATTGGTGAAAATTCGATTATTAATACCGGGGCAATCGTTGAGCATGATTGTGAGTTGCACGGGCATAACCATATTTCGCCAGGCGCAGTAGTTTGTGGGGGTTGTGTATTAGGGCAAGATGTTCATATTGGCGCGCGAGCGACCGTGATTCAAGGCTTGAAAATTGCGCCGGGAGCTATTGTTGGTGCTGGAGCTGTTGTAATAAATGATATAAGCAACGTGGGAGTTTTTGTGGGGGTTCCAGCTAAAGAAAAAATCTAG
- the neuB gene encoding N-acetylneuraminate synthase, which translates to MKTLIIAEAGVNHNGSLAMAKQLVDVAKTAGADIIKFQSFKATNLVSENSAKAAYQIQNTGNSESQFTMLQALELTEAEHIALYQYCLAKEIIFLSTPFDNESLQMLNKNFEMPFIKIPSGEINNAPFLLEIARTQKKVILSTGMSLLGEVEFALAVLAFGYLCQLLPKDKNDFWQAYNSIEGQEILRAKVSLLHCTTEYPAPYGDVNLKAMDTMAQAFGLPVGFSDHTAGIAVPIAAVARGAKIVEKHFTLDKNLPGPDHKASLDPVELQQMVEGIRQVEQALGSSLKKPSARELDNKKIVRKTLVAACAISCGEKFTRENIAIKRSGSFGLEPCNYWNLLGQTARKNYSKDSVLEL; encoded by the coding sequence GTGAAAACTTTGATTATTGCTGAGGCCGGGGTTAATCATAATGGCAGTTTAGCAATGGCGAAACAATTAGTTGACGTAGCTAAAACTGCTGGTGCTGATATAATAAAATTTCAGAGCTTTAAAGCGACAAATTTAGTTAGTGAAAATTCTGCAAAAGCGGCTTATCAAATTCAAAATACCGGCAACAGCGAATCGCAATTCACGATGTTGCAAGCTTTGGAATTAACGGAAGCGGAACATATTGCTTTATATCAGTATTGTTTAGCTAAAGAGATAATTTTTCTCTCAACGCCTTTTGATAATGAAAGTTTGCAGATGCTTAATAAAAATTTCGAAATGCCCTTTATAAAAATTCCTTCTGGGGAAATTAATAACGCTCCTTTTTTACTCGAAATTGCACGAACACAGAAAAAGGTGATTTTATCTACAGGAATGAGTTTGTTGGGTGAAGTAGAATTTGCTTTAGCTGTGCTAGCCTTTGGGTACTTGTGTCAGCTACTACCCAAGGATAAAAATGATTTTTGGCAAGCTTACAATTCGATTGAAGGGCAAGAGATTTTACGTGCTAAAGTTTCGTTACTACATTGCACTACAGAGTATCCAGCTCCGTATGGAGATGTTAACTTGAAAGCTATGGATACTATGGCACAAGCATTTGGTTTACCAGTCGGCTTTTCAGATCATACGGCAGGGATAGCTGTCCCAATTGCCGCAGTGGCGCGTGGCGCTAAAATAGTTGAAAAACATTTTACCTTAGATAAAAATTTACCTGGACCAGATCATAAGGCATCGTTAGATCCAGTAGAATTACAACAAATGGTTGAAGGTATTAGGCAAGTCGAGCAGGCGTTAGGTAGTAGTTTGAAAAAACCTAGTGCCAGAGAACTTGATAATAAAAAAATAGTTAGAAAAACACTTGTTGCGGCTTGTGCGATAAGTTGCGGCGAGAAATTCACTCGAGAAAATATAGCTATTAAGCGCAGTGGCAGTTTTGGTTTAGAACCTTGTAATTATTGGAATTTATTGGGACAAACAGCAAGGAAAAATTACTCTAAGGATAGTGTGTTAGAATTATGA